CCTGCATTTTGTCCTACGCTCAgcatttatatttttcttaagtTGTGGGTAATTATCTGTCTACCtttttcattatttgtttattttgtttcagATGTCCATATCCTTCAGTGGAGGCATGGCTGTGAGATTGACAAACAGTCAGACGGCACATTGAAATTCATAAAGGGCACTGACCAATACAGCTACGATGGTGATGACTTCCTGGCCTTTGATTATGCCAATGAGACGTGGGTGGCTCCAGTCAATCAAGCTGTGCTGACTAAGATCAAGTGGGACGGGGTGCAGATCCTCAACCAGTACACCAAGGGCTACCTGAATAAAGAGTGTGTGGACTGGCTGTCCAAATTCATGGAATATGGGGGAAAAGAATTCAGTAGCGCTGACTGTGAGTACTTATGAATATTAATCTCCTTAAATAGTGTAGCCTAACGATTGGTTAACAGAAAGGGACCTGTCAGATCAGAAATTAAATATGAATGTTCTCTGTTTATTCCCTCTTCAGCCCCTCCAAAGATCTATGTATTTGCTAAAAGAGCCAAAACTGCAGGAAATGTCCGCCTGACCTGCATGGCGACAGGTTTCTATCCCAAAGATGTGATAATTCATTTTAAGAAGAATGGGGTCCAACTGACTGATAAAGATGGAGTGCTGTCGACAGGAGCCCGACCCAATAATGATGACACCTACCAGATCAGGATTAGTGTGCAGATCCCAGAGGCAGACAAGCAAACTTATGAATGCTCTGTCAGCCATACAACATTGAATGAGTCAATTGTGAAAAAATGGGGTAAGGTTGTCCTAGTATTTAATATACTTTATATATTTTCAACAAACCAGTTATTAGCATGGTTAGCAATTATGGTAAAATCAATTAGTAAAATGTTTGTCTGTAGTAAGGTCACGAATGCAGATTTAAATGTGAATCAACAGTTTTTTCAAGCTCAATGTATAGGATTTTGTTGTTAAAGCTggaatctgtagttgctacatccatttttggacataaatgaatgatatatacccattgcatcttgaagaatataacttatgaatgcctcatgagcttagttctaCTGTCGTACTCCATCAAATCCCAAGATACAAGCTTGTTTTATTCCAGTgttttgtaaacaatgtaaatgtaaacaaacactgtatggcCTCAGAACGTGGTTAAAACTGTCATTTGAAtaacatggatggtcagtccttgcatccatagctctatgAACTTgggagtggttacatttctccaagcCCATCCCACCGCTTTTTACCAAAATACAGGCGGTGTgaccactttgttattgtttctacggACAGACAAACCTCTACCTACCTCGAGCATCACGCTCCCCCTTCACTACCTCAACTACCCCCCCCCATTCCATTACAATAAAATCCTTCAAACTACTATGTTGAAGGTGTGTTCTGTACCTAGTGAATGCTTAATATGTCCTCTTGTCTTACATACAGATGGAACATGCCGTGATTGTAGCCAATCCACAGTTGCTATCATTGCTGTCATCATTGGTGGTGCTGCTGCCATTGGCATAAGTATCATGCTGTTTCTTTGGAGGAAAGGCAAAATATGTAAGTTTCTTATATTGTGTATGAGAGAAATGGTAGCGATTATGGTAATTTCTGTACAGAGTAGGGTTTTCAGTGCCCTTTTTGGCATTAGTGCATGACTTTAGTCAGGAGGTCAAACAGTGAAGTATTGTATAATTATTTTTCCTACCTATGTGCTCCCACTGTTTTTGTCCACTTTCATAATTGGTTTTAACACCTTGCTCCATTGTTTTAGGTGCTGGTAAATCAGGAGCTCTACCACCTCCTGGGATCCAGGCCCCTCTAAATGGTACTGTTGATACAATGTCATGTGTTTTACCCCTAGAAGTCTGACATGTATAGCTGTAGCACAGCAATACCAATGACTTGACTTGTACCAGTCTGTGGCCCCCCTCCTTCAACATAGTATCCCGATGTCTAACAATAACATGTTCTGACAGTATTTACACAtcctgctgtcctctctctccctctgtgacatgATTAAGGATGTTTGAAGTTTATAGGTCAAACCCATCAGTTCCTctgtggaaccaaaaagggttcttcaaaggcttCTATGGGGACAGGCAAAGAACCTTTTTAGATTCTAGAGTTGTGCACCTAAAATCAGTCATAATCAAGAACTAAGAATTCACACTAGAACTGTCATAGGCCAACGGCCACTGACGTTTGATTTTATAAGTAAAAAGATTCAGCTCCCCAAAAAAGCTATGTCCTGCTCCTTCCCTGACTCTTCCTGAATGTTTGTATTTTACACTGCTCATTTGTCAGAATTTTGAAATTACAAACAGAAAAGTATTTAGAGCCTTTTTACCTGTTTTTTTACAACTATTCCTATCTAAATccgccaagacaatgtgctgtagccAGCCAGGTGCTAATgcgtctctctcttctcactgAATGATTGACAAATGGATGAATTGGCGATAATTGTACACTTCACAATCAAATTAAAATTAGGCCTAAATTGATCCcattcttgtttacattttactttgtaaaaataCATTCTTACGGGACTGTTTTAtttactataactctattacacacaagtgtaaagggataaagaatatgtacataaagatatatgaatgagtgatggtacagaacggcataggcaagatgcagtagatggtatagagtacagtatatacatatgagatgagtaatgtagggtatgtaaacataaagtggcatagtttaaagtggctagtgatacatgtattacataaagatggcaagatgcagtagatgatatagagtacagtatatacatatgagatgagtaatgtagggtatgtaaacattatattaagtggcattgtttaaagtggctagtggtacatttttacataatttccatcaattcccattattaaagtggctggagttgagtcagtatgttggcagcggccactaaatgttagtggtggctgtttaacagtctgatggccttgagatagaagctgtttttcagtctctcggtccctgctttgatgcacctgtactgacctcgccttctggatgatagcggggtgaacaggcagtggcttgggtggttgttgtccttgatgatctttatggccttcctgtgacatcgggtggtgtaggtgtcctggagggcaggtagtttgcccccggtgatgcgttgtgcagacctcactaccctctggagagccttacggttgtgggcggagcagttgccgtaccaggcggtgatacagcccgacaggatgctctcgattgtgcatctgtagaagtttgtgagtgcttttggtgacaagccgaatttcttcagcctcctgaggttgaagaggcgctgctgcgccttcttcacaacgctgtctgtgtgggtggaccaattcagtttgtccgtgatgtgtacaccgaggaacttaaaactttccaccttctccactactgtcccgtcgatgtggataggggggtgctcgctctgctgtttcctgaagtccacaatcatctcctttgttttgttgacgttgagtgtgaggttattttcctgacaccacactccgagggccctcacctcctccctgtaggccgtctcgtcgttgttggtaatcaagcctaccactgtagtgtcgtccgcaaacttgatgattgagttggaggcgtgcatggccacgcagtcgtgggtgaacagggagtacaggagagggctcagaacgcacccttgtggggccccggtgttgaggatcagcggggtggagatgttgttacctaccctcaccacctgggggcggcccgtcaggatgtccaggacccagttgcacagggcggggtcgagacccagggtctgcatttaacaccatagtaccctccaaactcgtcatcaagcttgagcttgatgacgagtttggagggtactatggtgttaaatgctgagctgtagtcgatgaacagcattctcacataggtattccacttgtccagatgggttagggcagtgtgcagtgtggttgcaattgcgtcgtctatggacctattgggtcggtaagcaaattggagtgggtctagggtgtcaggtagggtggaggtgatatggtccttgactagtctctcaaagcacttcatgactaccccccgctacggggcggtagtcgtttagctcagtcaccttagctttcttgggaacaggaacaatggtggccctcttgaagcatgtgtgaacagcagactgggataaggattgattgaatatgtccttaaacacaccagccagctggtctgcgcatgctctgaggacgcggctgggaatgccatctgggcctgcagccttgcgagggttaacacgtttaaatgttttactcaccttggctgcagtgaaggagagcccgcaggttttggtagcgggccgtgtcagtggcactgtattgtcctcaaagcgagcaaaaaagttatttagtctgtctgggagcaagacatcctggtccgcgacggggctggttttctttctgtaatccgtgattgactgtagaccctgccacatacctcttgtgtctgagctgttgaattgcgactctactttgtctctatattgggacttagcttgtttgattgccttgcggagagaatagctacactgtttgtattcggtcatgtttccggtcaccttgccctggttaaaagcagtggttcgcgctttcagtttcacgcgaatgctgccatcaatccacggtttctggtttgggaatgttttaatcgttgctgtgggtacgacatcgtcaatgcactttctaatgaactcgctcaccgaatcagcgtattcgtcaatattgttgttggacgcaatgcggaacatatcccaatccacgtgatcgaagcagtcttgaagcgtggaatcagattggtcggaccagcgttgaacagacctgagcgagggagcttgttgttttagtttctgtttgtaggctggaagcaacaaaatggagtcgtggtcagcttttccgaaaggagggcgggggagggccttatatgcgtcgcggaagttagtataacaatgatccaaggttttaccagccctggtagcacaatcgatatgctgatagaatttagggagttttgttttcagattagccttgttaaaatccccagctacgatgaatgcagcctcagggtgtgtggtttccagtttacaaagagtcagataaagttcgttcagggccatcgatgtgtctgcttgagggggaatatatacggctgtgattataatcgaagagaattcccttggtagataatgcggtcgacatttgattgtgaggaattctagatcaggtgaacagaatgacttgagttcctgtatgttgttatgatcacaccacgtctcgttaatcataaggcatacacccccgcccctcttcttaccagaaagatgtttgtttctgtcggcgcgatgcgtgaagaaaccagctggctgcaccgactccgttagcgtctcttgagtgagccatgtttccgtgaagcagagaacgttacaatctctgatgtctctctgaaatgttacccttgctcggatttcatcaaccttattgtcaagagactggacattggcgagtagtatgctagggagtggagcgcgatgtgcccgtctccgaagcctgaccaggagaccgcctcgtttgccccttttacggcgtcgcttagggtcgccggctgggatcagatccattgtattgggtggaaggcaaaacactggatccgcttcgggaaagtcatattcctggttgtaacgatggtgagttgacgttgctcttatattcagtagttcctcccgactgtatgtaatgaaacctaagattacctggggtaccaatgtaaggaataacacataaaaaaacaaaatactgcatattttcctaggaacgcgaagcgaggcggccatctcggtcggcgccggaagttgaAGTCGGACcagatcggaccaacacgcagcgtaggcagtgctcaacatgtttaataaaatgataaacagtgaacacttacaacgaatacaaaataacaaatgtggcaaaccgatacagccctatctggtgcagagaaaacacaaagacaggaaacaaccacccacaatctccaacacaaaacaagccacctatatatgatgcccaatcagagacaacacaaaacacctgcctctgattgagaaccatattaggccaaacatagaaacagacaaactagacacacaacatagaatgcccacccagctcacgtcctgaccaacactaaaacaagcaaaacacacaagaactatggtcagaacgtgacagtacccccctcctgaggtgcggactccgaacgcactccctaaaactctaggggagggtctgggtgggcatctgtccgcggtggcggctccggcgctggacgaggacaccactccaccattgtctttgtccccctccttagcgtcctttgagtggcgaccctcgctgccgaccttggcctaggaaccctcacaaagggccccatcagactgaggagacagctccgaaccgagaggtagctccggaccgagaggtagctccggaccgagaggtagctccggaccgTGAGGTAGCTCCGGACCGTGAGGTAGCTccggaccgagaggtagctccggaccgagaggtagctccggaccgagaggtagctccagaccgagaggtagctccggactggagggcagctgactgtagggcagctcatgactggagggcggctctggcggctcctgactggctggcggctctggcggctcttgactggctggcggctctggcggctcctgactggctggcggctctggcggctcctgactggcggacggctcgggacagacgggcggctctgacggctcgggacagacgggcggctctgacggctcgggacagacgggcggctctgacggctcgggacagacgggcggctctgacggcgctgggcagacgggcggctctgacggcgctgggcagacggacggcgctgggcaggcagggcagacggacggcgctgggcaggcaggcggctcagacggcgctgggcaggcaggcggctcagacggcgctgggcaggcaggcggctcagacctgctgaggcgcacagtaggcctggtgcgtgttgccggaactggtggtaccggtttgtagacacgcacctcaaggctagtgcggggataagtaacagtgcgtacagggctctggatacgcacagtaagcttggtgcgtggtgccggaactggtggtaccgggctggagacacgcaccacagggagagtgcgtggaggaggaacagagttctggagacgcacaggaagcctggtgcgtggagtaggcattggtgttactgggctggggcgaggaggtggcgccggttataccggaccgtgaaggcgtacaggagctcttaagcaccgagcctgcccaaccttacctggtttaatgctccccgtagccaggccagtgcggcgaggtggaatagcccgcgcTGTGCTGGCGAAcaggggacaccatgcgtaaggctggtgccatgtacaccggcccgaggagacgtactggagaccagatatgttgagccggcttcatggcacctggctcgatgcccactctagcccggccgatacgcggagctgggatgtaccgcaccgggctatacacacgtacaggagacaccgtgcgcctttccgcacaacacggtgtctgcccgtactctcgctctccacggcaagcctgggaagttggcgcaggtctcctacctgacttcgccacactcccctttaggccccccccaatacatttttggggtttcttctcgggcttcctggccagccgtgttccctcataacaccggttccccttcgcGGCTGCttccgctctcctagctgcctccacctgttcccatggaaggcgatccttacaagccaggatctcctcccatgtgtagcaaccctttccgtccaacacctcttcccaagtccattcctcctggtactgctgctgctgccgctgctgcccgttgctacgctgcttggtccgagattggtgggtggttctgtaacggcagccttccctctcttcacgagaagagagggtgtaacagggatcggaccaacacgcagcgtagccagtgctcaacatgtttaataaaacgataaacagtgaacacttacaacgaatacaaaataacaaatgtggcaaaccgatacagccctatctggtgcagagaaaacacaaagacaggaaacaaccacccacaatctccaacacaaaacaagccacctatatatgatgcccaatcagagacaacacaaaacacctgcctctgattgagaaccatattaggccaaacatagaaacagacaaactagacacacaacatagaatgcccacccagctcacgtcctgcccaacactaaaacaagcaaaacacacaagaactatggtcagaacgtgacaaaggGAAAGTAAAACATGCTACATGTTGCAGGCTTCAGAATAATGTTAAACATATCCTTGACTATTATCCAGGTTGATGAGCAGGAAACAAACAATGCCAGTCAGCCGATGCCACACAGCCGGCCCATcgaaactacacctaaactataccAAAACTAATTTCATACATAATAAGAGTTAGCCTGTGGACAAGATTCAGTTGACAATAACTTGAGGAGAGAGAATATTAGGCCTATCAAATTGTACATGAAGAAATGGGCGCATCTTGTAATTGACAGATGCAGGGAACGGAGCATTGCTTTATCAAATTGACCTTCAGAGTCACtcgcaggtaaaacattgtgattttTATATAGTATCTGAAAGAGCATATTCTGCAGTTTCTATCAGACTTACCTTTTTCAAATAACTCAAAATTCAAGAGGTGCAGCTCTTTTTCCAAATGTCACTTTTTACAAGAATATCTGTGCTGTccatgcattcagcacatgaccacttgTCAGGCAGCATTCCTCTGGCTATTAAGCAAAAACTAGTAACATAATAAACGTAAAATTAAAATATGCTATTCTGTCGTGAATGGGTGATAGAAACCCGATAGAAAGTGATAATGGTGCATTTGACTTCAGTTAAGTTCTGGTTAGCCACCGATGTCAAAACCAAGTCCTTGCTCAATGGCTTTCCATATCTGAGGAAAGATGAAACCAGGCTAGCGGGTGAGCGACGGTCTGAGACTGTGGTTTGAGACTCATGGAGCCTTAACATGGGCAAAGGCAGAAATATGACCATGTTCACATCAATTTCCCTGGCAGACAAGTTGATTGCAAAGAAGACTAGCCCGCTCAgaacagtgaacaaacaaagGCGGGAGCTGCCCCCCTCTGCGCAAAACAACATACCAGCGGAGCTGTAGTCCACAtctgtgatggagagtggtaaagcaacactcacgaTGTAATAAGAGTGTTTGCATGCTCAGCACCATGCATCCCACTGGATCTGGCATGTGAGCTTCGTGAGAACCATATAAACGCCAAGATGGAAGCTACAGCAGCCAAGCAGGCCGCCAAGGAAACAAGTCCTGCTCTCttttccccaagcaccacagttCCCACTCGGGAAAAATAAGACACAATGTCAAGTCGTCAGGTGCACGAAACAAGGCCCATGAAAATTGTGCAGTGCAACCGATTTGTTTGTGGGGCTTGCTCACACAAAGCCCCGAAGCTGTGTGCTGACTGTGGACCCGAAGCATAAAGAGAAGACACGATTGATTTGTGTGTAAAGGCACAGATATAAGGGCGCAATACAGTGTCTGCTACAATCAACCAATTACTGTTTTTATATCTTGTCATGAATATATTTCCACTAATATTTATTTATGCAATTAATCCTTTACTATTGTTCATGCACTGGCGCTTTTGTTTAGAAATACAGCAAATAATTCACCTGCACACCTGGCTGGttctattattattatcatatttTTAGTTTCTACTTTGTCAAAAGAAGCTGTAACTGGCCTTTATTACTAATCACATCTACAAATAAAGGTGATCAAATTGATTACACTGTAGTGTTTTTTTATTGTAAGGGAAACAAAAATAGACGATGGGCCTACGTTTTATTCTATGACTTTATAGAATTATACAAAATATATCCTTCACTACCCAAACAAaactattgttattttttaaatatatatttccaTGAATCCTTCTTCATGCAATTAATCCTTTACAATAGTTAATGCACTATTTATCAAGCATTTAATTATCAAGCATTTATTTATCAAGCATTTAATTATCAAGCATTTAATTATCAAGCATTTATTTATCAAGGATTTATTTATCAAGCATGTTTGCGCACCTTGCAGGTTGAAATGCATCTTATGCATATGCTAAACGGGACGCCTGGCAACGTTCTCTATCGGGTACTTatatgctgaaaggccaggcAGTTCTAGTGTTAAAAGCTCTTACACACTGTCAACAACCTAGTGGGGAACAACATGACAAATGAATTTTAACCAATAAATGATCTGTACTGAGTATGATTATTATAACACTGAAGTTAAATGTAAAAAGGGGAAAAGTAAATATAACATATTTTACTAGTGTActtttcaattcaggaagtgaattAAATTAATGATCTGGAAACTATTTTATCTTATACAgcgtattcggaaagtattcagaccccttgactttttccacattttgttacgttacagccttattttaaaattgattaaatagttttttccccctcatcaatatacagtggggcaaaaaagtatttagtcagccaccaattgtgcaagttctcccacttaaaaagatgagagaggcctgtaattttcatcataggtacacttcaactatgacagacaaaatgagagaaagaaaatccagaaaatcacattgtaggatttttaatgaatttatttgcaaattatggtggaaaataagtatttggtcaataacacaatgaacaaaaatatggAAGAATGGAACATCTTGTTTATGTTTGTCTTTGTTAGCTTATGTTTGTCTTTGTTAGCATATTTAGAGTGAAATTAGGGACTCTGTTTCCTTCTTTTTATTAGGCAAATATGAGGATGGAAGTAGCAACTCATCAGACTCTGGTAATCTAATATTCCCTCGAcccataataataataaataaataaatgaaaatagaCAGACGTATCTAAAGCGACATTCAGTCAGTCGTGTGCATACATAATATCAATCAAAGAATTAGATTCTATTTGTTTACTAATTATTTTGAGACTGTAGAAAGACCGTTTCCCTCTGCCACTATTTCAGGTCAAGGCAGCCAGAAGGCAAGGTCTTCAGACGGAGCCAGTGAGGAGGAAGTTAAGACGCCAATGCTGCCTAATGGAAGTAAGTCGATGGATATCAACCCTTCTTTCACCTCTTCTCCAACTGTCCCAGTTTAATACAAAAATGATTTCCCCAAGGTAATTATGAAGATAGCATAAAATAAGAAGGAATTACATGCTGCTCCTGGGCCTGACCCTGCTCTCTGATCCTAGGCAATTTCCTCATATCTGATTAGGTCAACCTTTCTAAATTAGTATTCACACAGTTTAATGGATAAACTCCATTAATACTCACAGTAATCATTCACTAAACAGGATACAAACTACAGTTTAACTTGAATCATGTTACATT
This region of Salvelinus namaycush isolate Seneca chromosome 32, SaNama_1.0, whole genome shotgun sequence genomic DNA includes:
- the LOC120027544 gene encoding H-2 class I histocompatibility antigen, Q10 alpha chain-like isoform X2 codes for the protein MYTFMLLVFYFSTECIVQSQSEIYSLNYIYTALSKPVELPGIHEFTAMGLMNNRQIDYYDSVSKKKIPKQDWMREKLPADYWEKGTQSRKSKEQWFKVNVNILMDRMRHNNTDVHILQWRHGCEIDKQSDGTLKFIKGTDQYSYDGDDFLAFDYANETWVAPVNQAVLTKIKWDGVQILNQYTKGYLNKECVDWLSKFMEYGGKEFSSADSPPKIYVFAKRAKTAGNVRLTCMATGFYPKDVIIHFKKNGVQLTDKDGVLSTGARPNNDDTYQIRISVQIPEADKQTYECSVSHTTLNESIVKKWDGTCRDCSQSTVAIIAVIIGGAAAIGISIMLFLWRKGKICAGKSGALPPPGIQAPLNGQGSQKARSSDGASEEEVKTPMLPNGMTMDGASGTSSDSGHGSQKARSSDGASDEEVKMPMLLNGSG
- the LOC120027544 gene encoding H-2 class I histocompatibility antigen, Q10 alpha chain-like isoform X1; amino-acid sequence: MYTFMLLVFYFSTECIVQSQSEIYSLNYIYTALSKPVELPGIHEFTAMGLMNNRQIDYYDSVSKKKIPKQDWMREKLPADYWEKGTQSRKSKEQWFKVNVNILMDRMRHNNTDVHILQWRHGCEIDKQSDGTLKFIKGTDQYSYDGDDFLAFDYANETWVAPVNQAVLTKIKWDGVQILNQYTKGYLNKECVDWLSKFMEYGGKEFSSADSPPKIYVFAKRAKTAGNVRLTCMATGFYPKDVIIHFKKNGVQLTDKDGVLSTGARPNNDDTYQIRISVQIPEADKQTYECSVSHTTLNESIVKKWDGTCRDCSQSTVAIIAVIIGGAAAIGISIMLFLWRKGKICAGKSGALPPPGIQAPLNGKYEDGSSNSSDSGQGSQKARSSDGASEEEVKTPMLPNGMTMDGASGTSSDSGHGSQKARSSDGASDEEVKMPMLLNGSG